In the Nicotiana tabacum cultivar K326 chromosome 16, ASM71507v2, whole genome shotgun sequence genome, one interval contains:
- the LOC107780181 gene encoding CBL-interacting serine/threonine-protein kinase 8-like isoform X2, with translation MVIRKLGKYEVGRTIGEGTFAKVKFAQNTETGESVAMKVLDRTTIIKHKMVDQIKREISIMKLVRHPYVVRLHEVIATRTKIYIILEFITGGELFDKIVHHGRLSEAESRRYFQQLIDGVDYCHIKGVYHRDLKPENLLLDSQGDLKISDFGLSASPGEGVNILKTTCGTPNYVAPEVLSHKGYDGAVADIWSCGVILYVLMAGYLPFDEVDLTTLYAKIERAEFSCPSWFPVGAKSLISRILDPNPQTRIRIEDIRNDEWFKKGYVPVKAMEYEDVNLDDINAAFDDTEGVRSNEQCDNADAGPLALNAFDLIILSQGLNLSVLFDRGQDSMKQHQTRFLTQKPAKVVLSSMEVVAQSMGFKTHIRNFKMRVEGLSSNKTSHFSVILEVFEVAPTFFMVDVQKAAGDAGEFLKFYKNFCGNLEDIIWKPSDETCKSRVTKTRSRKR, from the exons ATGGTGATAAGGAAATTAGGCAAGTATGAAGTAGGGAGGACGATAGGGGAAGGAACATTTGccaaagttaaatttgcacagaATACGGAAACTGGTGAAAGTGTTGCTATGAAAGTCCTTGATCGTACTACTATCATCAAACACAAGATGGTTGACCAG ATAAAGCGGGAGATATCGATAATGAAGCTTGTCCGACATCCATATGTAGTTCGATTACACGAG GTTATAGCAACCCGCACGAAGATCTATATTATCTTGGAATTTATTACAGGCGGTGAACTGTTTGATAAAATA GTTCACCATGGGCGATTAAGTGAAGCCGAGTCCCGTAGATACTTTCAGCAATTGATTGATGGAGTGGATTATTGTCACATCAAAGGAGTCTATCATAGAGATTTGAAG CCTGAAAATCTTCTGCTAGATTCCCAAGGAGATCtgaaaatatcagattttggacTTAGTGCTTCGCCCGGCGAG GGAGTCAACATTCTTAAGACAACATGTGGAACCCCCAACTATGTTGCACCAGAG GTTCTTAGTCACAAAGGTTATGACGGTGCTGTGGCAGATATCTGGTCCTGTGGTGTCATCCTTTATGTTCTGATGGCAGGTTATCTCCCCTTTGATGAGGTTGATCTCACTACACTGTACGCGAAG ATTGAAAGAGCAGAGTTCTCCTGCCCGTCTTGGTTTCCGGTTGGAGCAAAATCACTCATTTCTCGAATTTTAGACCCAAATCCTCAAACA CGTATTCGGATTGAAGATATCCGTAATGATGAGTGGTTTAAAAAAGGTTATGTTCCTGTCAAAGCTATGGAGTATGAAGATGTCAATTTAGATGATATTAATGCAGCTTTTGATGATACCGAG GGGGTGCGATCCAATGAGCAATGTGACAATGCGGATGCTGGGCCTCTGGCTCTAAATGCCTTTGACCTTATTATTCTCTCTCAAGGATTGAACTTATCTGTATTGTTTGATCGCGGGCAG GATTCAATGAAGCAGCATCAAACACGATTTCTTACGCAGAAACCAGCAAAAGTTGTTTTATCAAGTATGGAAGTTGTGGCCCAATCCATGGGTTTCAAGACCCATATCCGCAATTTTAAG ATGAGGGTAGAAGGTCTGTCCTCGAACAAGACTTCACATTTCTCTGTAATTCTGGAG GTGTTTGAGGTTGCTCCGACATTTTTCATGGTAGACGTTCAGAAAGCAGCTGGTGATGCTGGTGAATTCCTTAAG TTCTACAAGAACTTTTGTGGCAATCTGGAGGATATTATCTGGAAGCCATCAGATGAAACATGCAAATCAAGGGTTACAAAAACAAGGAGTAGAAAGAGATGA
- the LOC107780181 gene encoding CBL-interacting serine/threonine-protein kinase 8-like isoform X1, which yields MVIRKLGKYEVGRTIGEGTFAKVKFAQNTETGESVAMKVLDRTTIIKHKMVDQIKREISIMKLVRHPYVVRLHEVIATRTKIYIILEFITGGELFDKIVHHGRLSEAESRRYFQQLIDGVDYCHIKGVYHRDLKPENLLLDSQGDLKISDFGLSASPGEGVNILKTTCGTPNYVAPEVLSHKGYDGAVADIWSCGVILYVLMAGYLPFDEVDLTTLYAKIERAEFSCPSWFPVGAKSLISRILDPNPQTRIRIEDIRNDEWFKKGYVPVKAMEYEDVNLDDINAAFDDTEVLLGGKLGVRSNEQCDNADAGPLALNAFDLIILSQGLNLSVLFDRGQDSMKQHQTRFLTQKPAKVVLSSMEVVAQSMGFKTHIRNFKMRVEGLSSNKTSHFSVILEVFEVAPTFFMVDVQKAAGDAGEFLKFYKNFCGNLEDIIWKPSDETCKSRVTKTRSRKR from the exons ATGGTGATAAGGAAATTAGGCAAGTATGAAGTAGGGAGGACGATAGGGGAAGGAACATTTGccaaagttaaatttgcacagaATACGGAAACTGGTGAAAGTGTTGCTATGAAAGTCCTTGATCGTACTACTATCATCAAACACAAGATGGTTGACCAG ATAAAGCGGGAGATATCGATAATGAAGCTTGTCCGACATCCATATGTAGTTCGATTACACGAG GTTATAGCAACCCGCACGAAGATCTATATTATCTTGGAATTTATTACAGGCGGTGAACTGTTTGATAAAATA GTTCACCATGGGCGATTAAGTGAAGCCGAGTCCCGTAGATACTTTCAGCAATTGATTGATGGAGTGGATTATTGTCACATCAAAGGAGTCTATCATAGAGATTTGAAG CCTGAAAATCTTCTGCTAGATTCCCAAGGAGATCtgaaaatatcagattttggacTTAGTGCTTCGCCCGGCGAG GGAGTCAACATTCTTAAGACAACATGTGGAACCCCCAACTATGTTGCACCAGAG GTTCTTAGTCACAAAGGTTATGACGGTGCTGTGGCAGATATCTGGTCCTGTGGTGTCATCCTTTATGTTCTGATGGCAGGTTATCTCCCCTTTGATGAGGTTGATCTCACTACACTGTACGCGAAG ATTGAAAGAGCAGAGTTCTCCTGCCCGTCTTGGTTTCCGGTTGGAGCAAAATCACTCATTTCTCGAATTTTAGACCCAAATCCTCAAACA CGTATTCGGATTGAAGATATCCGTAATGATGAGTGGTTTAAAAAAGGTTATGTTCCTGTCAAAGCTATGGAGTATGAAGATGTCAATTTAGATGATATTAATGCAGCTTTTGATGATACCGAG GTCTTGCTTGGTGGCAAGCTG GGGGTGCGATCCAATGAGCAATGTGACAATGCGGATGCTGGGCCTCTGGCTCTAAATGCCTTTGACCTTATTATTCTCTCTCAAGGATTGAACTTATCTGTATTGTTTGATCGCGGGCAG GATTCAATGAAGCAGCATCAAACACGATTTCTTACGCAGAAACCAGCAAAAGTTGTTTTATCAAGTATGGAAGTTGTGGCCCAATCCATGGGTTTCAAGACCCATATCCGCAATTTTAAG ATGAGGGTAGAAGGTCTGTCCTCGAACAAGACTTCACATTTCTCTGTAATTCTGGAG GTGTTTGAGGTTGCTCCGACATTTTTCATGGTAGACGTTCAGAAAGCAGCTGGTGATGCTGGTGAATTCCTTAAG TTCTACAAGAACTTTTGTGGCAATCTGGAGGATATTATCTGGAAGCCATCAGATGAAACATGCAAATCAAGGGTTACAAAAACAAGGAGTAGAAAGAGATGA
- the LOC107780167 gene encoding uncharacterized protein LOC107780167, with the protein MDDLRESQAEKVQEALDMGELENGRGLNQELGLARTADTRWGSHYKSFKNFISMFGSIIDVLDTIVVDAWTLEERAKAKGYLSTCQAFEVAFMLHLMRDVLGMTNELNTSLQKKEQDIANAILLVKVAKKRLQKLREEEWGLLVDKVSAFCVKYNISIPNFDDFYVNSGRSRRKVADHTILHHYRVDIFFKIIDWQVQELNARFNEVTTNLLVGVACLNPVDSFSSFDINKILMMVELYPDDFDENIMVTLKNQLETYIVDVRDVDERFSNLQRLVDLSETLVKTKKHLNYPFVFRLVKFALLLPVATATVERTFLAMKLIKSELRNRMNDEFMSGCLVPYVERKIFNVISDETIMNTFQDMKTRRGQL; encoded by the coding sequence ATGGATGATCTTCGAGAATCTCAAGCAGAAAAAGTTCAAGAGGCATTAGACATGGGTGAACTTGAAAATGGTAGGGGTTTGAATCAAGAACTTGGTCTTGCAAGAACTGCCGATACTCGTTGGGGTTCGCACTACAAATCTTTTAAGAACTTTATTTCTATGTTTGGCTCAATTATTGATGTTCTTGATACTATCGTTGTTGATGCCTGGACTTTAGAAGAAAGAGCTAAGGCAAAGGGATATCTTAGCACTTGTCAAGCGTTTGAGGTTGCTTTCATGTTGCACCTAATGAGAGATGTTTTGGGGATGACAAATGAGCTTAATACATCCTTACAAAAAAAGGAGCAAGATATTGCAAATGCTATTCTACTTGTTAAAGTGGCAAAAAAACGATTGCAAAAACTAAGAGAAGAAGAATGGGGTTTACTTGTTGATAAGGTGTCTGCATTTTGTGTCAAGTATAATATTTCGATACCAAACTTTGATGACTTTTATGTTAACTCTGGAAGATCTCGACGTAAAGTTGCTGATCATACTATTTTACATCACTATCGTGTTGATATATTTTTTAAGATTATTGATTGGCAAGTTCAAGAACTCAATGCTCGTTTTAATGAGGTGACAACGAACTTGCTTGTTGGAGTAGCTTGCTTAAATCCAGTTGATTCGTTTTCCAGTTTTGACATAAACAAGATATTGATGATGGTTGAATTGTATCCTGACGATTTTGATGAGAATATAATGGTTACGCTCAAGAATCAACTTGAAACTTATATTGTTGATGTTCGTGATGTTGATGAAAGGTTCTCAAATCTACAAAGACTTGTTGATCTTTCTGAAACACTAGTTAAGACAAAGAAGCATTTGAATTATCCATTTGTGTTTCGCCTTGTAAAATTTGCTTTGCTTCTACCAGTTGCCACTGCTACAGTTGAAAGAACTTTTTTGGCGATGAAGTTGATCAAGAGTGAATTGCGAAACCGAATGAATGACGAATTCATGAGCGGTTGTTTGGTACCTTatgtagaaagaaaaatatttaacgTCATTTCTGATGAGACTATTATGAATACGTTTCAGGACATGAAAACTCGTAGAGGACAGTTGTAA
- the LOC107780181 gene encoding CBL-interacting serine/threonine-protein kinase 8-like isoform X3: MVIRKLGKYEVGRTIGEGTFAKVKFAQNTETGESVAMKVLDRTTIIKHKMVDQIKREISIMKLVRHPYVVRLHEVIATRTKIYIILEFITGGELFDKIVHHGRLSEAESRRYFQQLIDGVDYCHIKGVYHRDLKPENLLLDSQGDLKISDFGLSASPGEGVNILKTTCGTPNYVAPEVLSHKGYDGAVADIWSCGVILYVLMAGYLPFDEVDLTTLYAKIERAEFSCPSWFPVGAKSLISRILDPNPQTRIRIEDIRNDEWFKKGYVPVKAMEYEDVNLDDINAAFDDTEDSMKQHQTRFLTQKPAKVVLSSMEVVAQSMGFKTHIRNFKMRVEGLSSNKTSHFSVILEVFEVAPTFFMVDVQKAAGDAGEFLKFYKNFCGNLEDIIWKPSDETCKSRVTKTRSRKR; encoded by the exons ATGGTGATAAGGAAATTAGGCAAGTATGAAGTAGGGAGGACGATAGGGGAAGGAACATTTGccaaagttaaatttgcacagaATACGGAAACTGGTGAAAGTGTTGCTATGAAAGTCCTTGATCGTACTACTATCATCAAACACAAGATGGTTGACCAG ATAAAGCGGGAGATATCGATAATGAAGCTTGTCCGACATCCATATGTAGTTCGATTACACGAG GTTATAGCAACCCGCACGAAGATCTATATTATCTTGGAATTTATTACAGGCGGTGAACTGTTTGATAAAATA GTTCACCATGGGCGATTAAGTGAAGCCGAGTCCCGTAGATACTTTCAGCAATTGATTGATGGAGTGGATTATTGTCACATCAAAGGAGTCTATCATAGAGATTTGAAG CCTGAAAATCTTCTGCTAGATTCCCAAGGAGATCtgaaaatatcagattttggacTTAGTGCTTCGCCCGGCGAG GGAGTCAACATTCTTAAGACAACATGTGGAACCCCCAACTATGTTGCACCAGAG GTTCTTAGTCACAAAGGTTATGACGGTGCTGTGGCAGATATCTGGTCCTGTGGTGTCATCCTTTATGTTCTGATGGCAGGTTATCTCCCCTTTGATGAGGTTGATCTCACTACACTGTACGCGAAG ATTGAAAGAGCAGAGTTCTCCTGCCCGTCTTGGTTTCCGGTTGGAGCAAAATCACTCATTTCTCGAATTTTAGACCCAAATCCTCAAACA CGTATTCGGATTGAAGATATCCGTAATGATGAGTGGTTTAAAAAAGGTTATGTTCCTGTCAAAGCTATGGAGTATGAAGATGTCAATTTAGATGATATTAATGCAGCTTTTGATGATACCGAG GATTCAATGAAGCAGCATCAAACACGATTTCTTACGCAGAAACCAGCAAAAGTTGTTTTATCAAGTATGGAAGTTGTGGCCCAATCCATGGGTTTCAAGACCCATATCCGCAATTTTAAG ATGAGGGTAGAAGGTCTGTCCTCGAACAAGACTTCACATTTCTCTGTAATTCTGGAG GTGTTTGAGGTTGCTCCGACATTTTTCATGGTAGACGTTCAGAAAGCAGCTGGTGATGCTGGTGAATTCCTTAAG TTCTACAAGAACTTTTGTGGCAATCTGGAGGATATTATCTGGAAGCCATCAGATGAAACATGCAAATCAAGGGTTACAAAAACAAGGAGTAGAAAGAGATGA
- the LOC107780202 gene encoding putative pentatricopeptide repeat-containing protein At5g52630, with protein MAFLPSVIVGSTLKLEPDFKKPTLASLPLEKRNHSPMILDKALDPFNLDFREALSLIKEGEKKVESAAYVPLLQECIKNNSVSEAEAIHAHIIKMGIHEDLFLMTFLVNVYAKCGTMDCARKVFDNLPKRNVVTWTSLMSGYVHNAQPEVAISVFQEMLEVGGFPTNYTLGVAFKACSLLADFELGKQIHGYVVKYEIEDDTSIGNALCSLYCKSGNLESAVKAFRRISDKNVISWTTAISACGDNGDSAMGLSLFVEMLCANVEANEFTLTSVMSMCCIMQALKMGSQIHSLSIKLGYGSNLRVMNSIMYLYLKNGWIIEAKKLFDGMDTISLVTWNAMIAGLAQMMDLAEDGIINAHSSGIEALNTFLRLHRSGMKPDLFTFSSVLTVCSSLVALEQGEQIHAQVIKSGFLSDVVVGTALVNMYSKCGSIDRASKIFVEMSTRTLISWTSMIIAFAQHGYSKQALQLFEDMRFVGARPNKVTFVGVLSACSHAGLVEEALAYFDMMKKEYKIKPVMDHYACLIDMFVRLGRIDEAFDFVKKMDFEPNEFIWSLLIAGCRSHGKSELGFYAAEQLLNLNPKNSEAYFLLLNMYLSTERWKDVSKVRKLMKDEKIGKLKDWSWISIRDKVHSFRTGDRLNPPYENIDNFLRDLDDKASTMGFELQTTLELRTEEDDEAAFPRGRHGEKLAVAFGLLSTPSAAPIRVIKSISMCRDCHSFMKFISQLTSRKILIRDSKRLHKFVNGHCSCGDFGSLV; from the exons ATGGCTTTTCTGCCTTCAGTTATAGTAGGCAGCACCCTTAAGCTCGAACCTGATTTCAAGAAACCTACACTCGCTTCTTTACCATTAGAAAAG AGAAATCATAGTCCTATGATTTTGGATAAAGCTTTGGACCCATTCAATCTTGACTTCAGAGAAGCACTTTCACTGATAAAAGAAGGTGAAAAGAAAGTGGAATCAGCTGCTTATGTTCCACTATTACAAGAATGTATCAAGAATAATTCAGTTTCAGAAGCTGAAGCAATTCATGCCCACATAATCAAAATGGGTATCCATGAGGACTTGTTTCTCATGACATTCTTAGTTAATGTGTATGCGAAATGTGGGACTATGGATTGTGCACGTAAGGTTTTCGATAATTTGCCTAAAAGAAATGTTGTTACCTGGACATCCTTGATGTCTGGCTATGTTCACAATGCACAGCCGGAGGTAGCTATTTCCGTGTTTCAGGAAATGTTGGAAGTTGGTGGATTTCCCACGAATTATACGTTAGGTGTTGCATTCAAAGCTTGCTCTTTGTTGGCTGATTTCGAGTTAGGAAAGCAGATTCATGGGTATGTGGTAAAATATGAAATTGAGGATGATACAAGTATTGGCAATGCTCTTTGTAGCTTGTATTGCAAAAGCGGTAATCTGGAATCTGCTGTTAAAGCATTTCGGAGGATTTCTGATAAGAATGTGATCTCTTGGACAACTGCTATATCTGCCTGCGGAGATAATGGGGATTCTGCAATGGGATTAAGCCTTTTTGTTGAGATGCTTTGCGCGAATGTGGAGGCTAATGAGTTCACATTGACAAGCGTAATGAGCATGTGTTGCATAATGCAGGCTCTAAAGATGGGATCACAAATTCATTCTTTGAGCATTAAACTAGGGTATGGTTCTAATTTACGAGTAATGAATTCAATTATGTACTTATACTTGAAAAATGGATGGATTATAGAGGCAAAAAAGCTGTTTGATGGAATGGACACAATTAGTTTGGTTACATGGAATGCAATGATTGCAGGTCTAGCTCAAATGATGGATCTTGCCGAGGATGGTATCATCAATGCGCATTCCAGTGGTATTGAGGCGCTGAACACTTTTCTGAGACTGCATCGATCAGGGATGAAGCCTGATTTATTCACCTTCTCAAGTGTGTTAACTGTATGTAGTAGTTTGGTTGCTTTGGAACAAGGGGAGCAAATCCATGCTCAGGTTATTAAGTCCGGTTTTTTGTCTGATGTTGTAGTGGGAACTGCCCTAGTTAACATGTATAGTAAATGTGGAAGCATTGACAGGGCAAGTAAAATTTTTGTGGAGATGTCTACGCGAACTTTGATATCTTGGACATCTATGATTATAGCTTTCGCACAACATGGCTACTCTAAACAGGCGTTGCAGCTCTTTGAGGATATGAGGTTCGTAGGAGCTAGACCAAACAAGGTTACATTTGTGGGTGTGCTCTCTGCGTGTAGCCATGCTGGACTAGTTGAAGAGGCATTGGCATATTTCGACATGATGAAAAAAGAGTATAAAATTAAGCCCGTGATGGACCATTATGCATGCTTGATTGATATGTTTGTGAGGTTAGGTAGGATAGATGAAGCTTTTGACTTCGTAAAGAAGATGGATTTTGAGCCTAATGAATTTATATGGTCACTTTTAATAGCGGGCTGTAGAAGCCATGGGAAATCAGAGCTCGGCTTTTATGCTGCTGAACAACTACTAAACCTGAATCCGAAAAATTCAGAGGCTTACTTCTTGTTGTTAAACATGTACCTCTCAACGGAGAGATGGAAGGATGTTTCCAAGGTGAGAAAGTTAATGAAAGATGAAAAAATTGGAAAGCTAAAGGATTGGAGCTGGATCAGCATCAGGGACAAAGTTCATTCATTTAGAACAGGTGATCGGTTGAATCctccatatgaaaatatagacaaTTTCTTAAGGGATTTGGATGACAAAGCAAGTACTATGGGATTTGAGTTACAGACAACATTGGAGCTGCGaactgaagaagatgatgaagcaGCTTTTCCTAGAGGTCGACACGGTGAGAAGTTGGCTGTTGCGTTTGGATTGCTGAGCACACCAAGTGCTGCACCCATCCGAGTTATTAAGAGTATTAGCATGTGTAGAGATTGTCACAGCTTTATGAAATTCATCTCACAGCTAACTTCAAGAAAAATCCTCATTAGAGATAGTAAAAGGCTGCACAAATTTGTAAATGGACATTGTTCTTGTGGTGATTTTGGTAGTCTTGTTTAA